The DNA segment ATAGTCAGCATTTAtgtgttatttcttctgaaccCTGCTCTGGAAGAACAACCTGAATGTCTCAAACCTCATCGGCGGCTGCTTTTTAAACAGCCACACAAACAGCGCCCACAAACGGAGAGTTTGTGTACGCACGAATTTCGAGCAAATTTCCTTCGTGCTAACCTGGGTAGAAGCCAGCAAGCAGCGCCGGTACTGGACATATCCTAGCACGCAACCTATGCAGTTTATAAGCGATCGTAAGGATGTATACAGTTCATGCCAGGAGCAGGTCGTTTTGGCGTGTGCTCGCACGGTCTCGACCTGTGAAGGGAGCGGTGGTGGTGGACGGCGTGCAGGTGTTCCGGAGCATGCTCAACGTGGCGTCGTGCATCATGGTGACGCCGGTGAGCTACCATGGTGGCATGGGCGGCAGGCCGGTCATACTAGGCATTGGCGCCCTGGTTACGTCCGTCGGCGCCATGATATTCGCTTCGCCCCACTTCATAGCGCCGCAGTACCGGGTGCTGGAGAACGGCACCGCCAGCGTCTGCCCCGAACGCGGCCCCGGGAAGTGCTCCCTCTCCGGCAGGGCCACCAACGCCAACGCCTTCAAATACTTCTTCATGGTAAGCGCTCCGACAACCCGGGAGTGGAGTACAGCGGTGTGCCATTCACTCACTCAATAACAACGTTCGTAGTTTTCCTATATCTTCTGCAGTAACGTCTGGAAGCACTGCAGGGAGCTGATGACTGGTCATGAAGGCGGTGCACGTCTTTTGTGTATACGCATGTTCTTGGAGGCGGTTGCGTGTTGATAATTAAGGCTTAATGTCTGGACGTTATGTCTTAAGGGGCTTTACAACGCCAGCGTGAAGAT comes from the Amblyomma americanum isolate KBUSLIRL-KWMA chromosome 1, ASM5285725v1, whole genome shotgun sequence genome and includes:
- the LOC144117754 gene encoding solute carrier organic anion transporter family member 4A1-like, with amino-acid sequence MYTVHARSRSFWRVLARSRPVKGAVVVDGVQVFRSMLNVASCIMVTPVSYHGGMGGRPVILGIGALVTSVGAMIFASPHFIAPQYRVLENGTASVCPERGPGKCSLSGRATNANAFKYFFMLYHAMHGVGSSPFFTVGVAYLDQNVPTGSASVYMVNYKLAWSCSD